A genomic region of Phragmites australis chromosome 2, lpPhrAust1.1, whole genome shotgun sequence contains the following coding sequences:
- the LOC133909438 gene encoding glycine-rich RNA-binding protein 4, mitochondrial-like isoform X2, giving the protein MAPRALLSRIRLAPLLHHHHLRRSLSAATSPPDESPASPPGPPPPSNSRLFVAGLAWSVDERSLTDAFSSFGTVTEVRIMYDKNSGRSRGFGFVHFSNDHEAKCAKDTMDGKVMLGRPLRISFALDKVRGTQVIVPRLSTIK; this is encoded by the exons ATGGCGCCACGGGCGCTGCTCTCCCGCATCCGCCTCGCCCCTCTCCTCCATCACCATCACCTGCGCCGCTCTCTCTCCGCTGCCACCTCGCCACCAGACGAGTCGCCCGCTTCTCCtcccgggccgccgccgccctccaaCTCCAGGCTCTTCGTCGCCG GGTTGGCTTGGTCTGTGGACGAGCGCTCCCTCACTgacgccttctcctccttcggCACCGTCACCGAAG TTAGAATAATGTATGACAAAAACTCTGGAAGGTCAAGAGGCTTTGGATTTGTTCACTTCTCAAACGATCATGAAGCTAAGTGTGCCAAGGATACTATGGATGGAAAG GTGATGCTGGGGCGGCCGTTGCGGATAAGTTTTGCTCTTGACAAAGTCCGTGGTACACAAGTTATTGTTCCTCGACTTTCTACG ATAAAATGA
- the LOC133909438 gene encoding glycine-rich RNA-binding protein 4, mitochondrial-like isoform X3, translated as MAPRALLSRIRLAPLLHHHHLRRSLSAATSPPDESPASPPGPPPPSNSRLFVAGLAWSVDERSLTDAFSSFGTVTEVRIMYDKNSGRSRGFGFVHFSNDHEAKCAKDTMDGKVMLGRPLRISFALDKVRGTQVIVPRLSTF; from the exons ATGGCGCCACGGGCGCTGCTCTCCCGCATCCGCCTCGCCCCTCTCCTCCATCACCATCACCTGCGCCGCTCTCTCTCCGCTGCCACCTCGCCACCAGACGAGTCGCCCGCTTCTCCtcccgggccgccgccgccctccaaCTCCAGGCTCTTCGTCGCCG GGTTGGCTTGGTCTGTGGACGAGCGCTCCCTCACTgacgccttctcctccttcggCACCGTCACCGAAG TTAGAATAATGTATGACAAAAACTCTGGAAGGTCAAGAGGCTTTGGATTTGTTCACTTCTCAAACGATCATGAAGCTAAGTGTGCCAAGGATACTATGGATGGAAAG GTGATGCTGGGGCGGCCGTTGCGGATAAGTTTTGCTCTTGACAAAGTCCGTGGTACACAAGTTATTGTTCCTCGACTTTCTACG TTCTAG
- the LOC133910206 gene encoding rho GDP-dissociation inhibitor 1-like: MDDKEKEKEKHDGTDVEEEEEDEEGNKRTVVLGPQVPLKEQLELDKDDESLRMWKEQLLGQVDTEQLGETAEPEVKVLNLTILSPGRPDLVLPIPFKADEKGYAFALKDGSPYSFRFSFIVSNNIVSGLKYTNTVWKTGVRVENQKMMLGTFSPQLEPYVYEGEEETTPAGIFARGSYSAKLKFADDDGKVYLEMSYYFEIRKDWPATQWCGAGPAC; the protein is encoded by the exons ATGGACGataaggagaaggagaaggagaagcacGACGGGACCGAcgtcgaggaggaagaggaggacgaggaggggaACAAGCGCACCGTCGTGCTCGGCCCCCAGGTCCCCCTCAAGGAACAGCTCGAGCTCGACAAG GATGATGAGAGCCTGAGGATGTGGAAGGAGCAACTTCTTGGGCAAGTCGACACAGAACAGCTCGGAG AAACCGCCGAGCCGGAGGTGAAGGTGCTGAACCTGACCATCTTGTCGCCGGGCCGGCCGGACCTGGTCCTGCCGATCCCATTCAAGGCGGACGAGAAGGGCTACGCGTTCGCGCTCAAGGACGGCAGCCCCTACAGCTTCCGCTTCTCCTTCATCGTCTCCAACAACATCGTGTCGGGCCTCAAGTACACCAACACTGTCTGGAAGACTGGAGTAAGAG TGGAGAACCAGAAGATGATGCTGGGGACATTCAGTCCCCAGCTAGAGCCCTACGTCTACGAGGGCGAAGAAGAGACCACCCCTGCTGGCATTTTTGCAAGAGGTTCCTATTCTGCTAAACTAAAG tttGCTGATGATGATGGCAAGGTCTACTTGGAGATGAGTTACTACTTTGAGATTAGGAAGGACTGGCCAGCAACCCAATGGTGTGGAGCAGGGCCGGCTTGTTGA
- the LOC133909440 gene encoding thioredoxin F, chloroplastic-like, whose translation MALRLSISSSHGPASSPAISACRLAACGRFPALLGSMAASQKRSLTVMTSSETRGVTPMRSSSLETTSVRAEVVTGTVTEVNKDTFWPIVKAAGEKVVVLDMYTQWCGPCKVMAPKFQEMSEKNLDIVFLKLDCNQDNKTLAKELGIKVVPTFKILKDGKVVKEVTGAKIDELVHAIETAK comes from the exons ATGGCGTTACGCCTCTCCATCTCTTCGTCTCACGGgccggcctcctcgccggccatCTCTGCATGCCGGCTGGCCGCCTGTGGGCGCTTCCCAGCCTTGCTCGGCAGCATGGCAGCGTCCCAGAAGAGGAGCCTGACGGTGATGACGAGCTCTGAGACGAGGGGAGTGACCCCGATGAGGTCAAGCAGCTTGGAGACAACATCGGTGCGGGCTGAGGTGGTGACCGGGACGGTGACGGAGGTGAACAAGGACACCTTCTGGCCAATCGTCAAGGCGGCAGGAGAGAAGGTCGTCGTCCTCGACATGTACACTCAATG GTGCGGCCCTTGCAAGGTGATGGCACCGAAATTCCAGGAGATGTCTGAGAAGAACCTCGATATTGTGTTTCTCAAACTCGATTGCAACCAGGACAACAAG ACTCTTGCAAAGGAGCTGGGCATAAAGGTTGTACCAACATTCAAGATTCTCAAGGATGGCAAGGTGGTCAAGGAGGTCACTGGTGCAAAGATTGATGAATTGGTTCATGCCATCGAGACAGCGAAGTAA
- the LOC133909439 gene encoding putative pentatricopeptide repeat-containing protein At5g37570, producing the protein MAAQPSGDARLDRLARALTSARPPPPPAALHAHLLRAHAAIAPALLRSLLNRAIRRLSKPSPRAALGLLLLMPRVSVSPDHFSLPFALNAAASLRLLPLGASLHALAIRLALLPLRLPVANAIVDLYAKCEDLPAANAALADIPVPDAISFNSLLCAHARLAFVPSAESLFASMPCRTQVSWNAMVVVYVNAGDLVSARRAFDEMPTRDSASWSVLIVGYCKRGSMQCARELFDKMPAKNLVAWTAMINGYAQTGQPKASLALFRELEAAGIEPDAATMVGVISAASQMGSTELAGWVGAYVDRKRIERNEKVLTALVDMHAKCGNVEKALSAFREIAQPDAYPYTAFISGLATHGHAKLALQVFERMQAQAVRPDPITFVGVLTACSHTGLVDKGLEYWEAMVQDYGIERRADHYACVVDMLGRAGRLEEAYEMVQTMPMGPHPGALGALLSACKTHDNVEIAEIAANKLFELEPWNTGNYILLSNIYAGKELWEEAERVRLLMRTKLPFKKPGSSWVEDRQRERAKMSVRD; encoded by the coding sequence ATGGCGGCCCAGCCCAGCGGCGATGCGCGCCTCGACCGCCTCGCCCGCGCCCTCACCTCCGCccgcccgcccccgccgcccgccgcgctGCACGCCCACCTCCTCCGCGCTCACGCCGCCATCGCTCCCGCTCTGCTCCGCTCGCTCCTCAACCGCGCCATCCGCCGCCTCTCCAAGCCAAGCCCGCGCGCCGCGCtcggcctgctcctcctcatgcCGCGCGTGTCCGTCTCCCCGGACCACTTCTCCCTCCCCTTCGCGCTCAACGCCGCCGCGTcgctccgcctcctcccgctcggCGCCTCCCTCCACGCCCTCGCCATCCGCCTCGCGCTCCTCCCGCTCCGCCTCCCCGTCGCCAACGCCATCGTCGACCTCTACGCCAAGTGCGAGGACCTCCCCGCCGCGAACGCCGCGCTCGCGGACATCCCTGTCCCCGACGCCATCTCGTTCAATTCTCTCCTCTGCGCACACGCCCGCCTAGCCTTCGTGCCCTCCGCCGAGTCCCTCTTCGCCTCCATGCCATGCCGAACCCAGGTCTCCTGGAATGCCATGGTAGTCGTATACGTCAATGCAGGTGACCTCGTATCTGCTCGCCGTGCGTTTGATGAAATGCCTACAAGGGACTCTGCCTCGTGGTCGGTGCTGATTGTAGGGTATTGCAAGCGTGGGTCGATGCAGTGCGCGCGCGAGCTATTTGACAAAATGCCGGCAAAGAATCTCGTGGCGTGGACAGCAATGATTAATGGTTATGCACAGACTGGGCAGCCGAAGGCATCACTTGCGTTGTTTAGGGAATTGGAGGCTGCCGGGATTGAGCCTGATGCAGCCACCATGGTTGGGGTTATTTCTGCGGCTTCACAGATGGGCAGCACGGAGTTGGCTGGGTGGGTTGGAGCTTATGTTGACAGGAAGAGGATTGAAAGGAACGAGAAGGTGCTTACAGCACTCGTAGATATGCATGCCAAGTGCGGCAATGTTGAGAAGGCTCTGAGTGCTTTTAGGGAGATTGCACAGCCGGATGCCTATCCATACACTGCATTTATTAGCGGGCTGGCAACTCATGGGCATGCAAAGCTGGCACTTCAAGTGTTTGAAAGGATGCAGGCTCAGGCTGTCAGGCCTGATCCGATCACTTTTGTTGGTGTGCTTACTGCGTGCAGCCATACAGGGCTTGTCGATAAGGGACTGGAGTATTGGGAGGCAATGGTGCAGGATTATGGAATTGAGCGCCGTGCGGATCACTATGCCTGTGTCGTTGACATGCTTGGCCGAGCAGGGAGGCTTGAGGAGGCTTACGAGATGGTGCAAACAATGCCGATGGGGCCACACCCTGGGGCTCTTGGTGCACTGCTGAGTGCCTGCAAGACACATGACAATGTTGAGATTGCAGAAATTGCTGCAAACAAGCTTTTTGAGTTGGAACCTTGGAACACTGGGAACTATATACTGCTGTCCAATATATATGCTGGGAAAGAGCTATGGGAGGAGGCGGAAAGAGTTAGATTGCTGATGAGAACAAAACTGCCCTTTAAAAAGCCAGGGTCTAGTTGGGTTGAGGATCGACAGAGGGAGCGTGCCAAGATGTCTGTGAGAGACTGA
- the LOC133909438 gene encoding glycine-rich RNA-binding protein 4, mitochondrial-like isoform X1 codes for MAPRALLSRIRLAPLLHHHHLRRSLSAATSPPDESPASPPGPPPPSNSRLFVAGLAWSVDERSLTDAFSSFGTVTEVRIMYDKNSGRSRGFGFVHFSNDHEAKCAKDTMDGKVMLGRPLRISFALDKVRGTQVIVPRLSTVGKI; via the exons ATGGCGCCACGGGCGCTGCTCTCCCGCATCCGCCTCGCCCCTCTCCTCCATCACCATCACCTGCGCCGCTCTCTCTCCGCTGCCACCTCGCCACCAGACGAGTCGCCCGCTTCTCCtcccgggccgccgccgccctccaaCTCCAGGCTCTTCGTCGCCG GGTTGGCTTGGTCTGTGGACGAGCGCTCCCTCACTgacgccttctcctccttcggCACCGTCACCGAAG TTAGAATAATGTATGACAAAAACTCTGGAAGGTCAAGAGGCTTTGGATTTGTTCACTTCTCAAACGATCATGAAGCTAAGTGTGCCAAGGATACTATGGATGGAAAG GTGATGCTGGGGCGGCCGTTGCGGATAAGTTTTGCTCTTGACAAAGTCCGTGGTACACAAGTTATTGTTCCTCGACTTTCTACGGTGGGGAAAATTTAA
- the LOC133909441 gene encoding uncharacterized protein LOC133909441 — MAVALWTLLVVVAAAGEAAGAATSMAEEEAHAVLRAHELPGGLLPAGIEEFRYDADSGRFEAVLEAACTARFEVGLRYNAAVAGVISKGRIAAISGVAAQDLFMWFPVRGIRVDLPSTGVIYFDVGVVKKHFPLAVFDAPPPCTPDPLLRTAPQRLEDGDVDGLVVDGAASQ; from the exons ATGGCGGTGGCGCTGTGGACGCTGCTGGTCGTCGTGGCGGCGGCTGGcgaggcggcgggggcggccaCGTCgatggcggaggaggaggcgcacgCGGTGCTGCGTGCGCACGAGCTGCCGGGGGGGCTTCTTCCTGCGGGGATCGAGGAGTTCCGGTACGACGCGGACAGCGGGCGGTTCGAGGCGGTGTTGGAGGCCGCGTGCACCGCGAGGTTCGAGGTGGGGCTGCGGTACAACGCCGCTGTGGCGGGGGTCATCAGCAAGGGCCGGATCGCGGCCATCTCAGGGGTCGCCGCGCAGGACCTCTTCATGTGGTTCCCCGTCCGCGGCATCCGCGTCGACCTCCCCTCCACCGGCGTCATCTACTTCGACGTCGGCGTCGTCAAGAAGCACTTCCCGCTCGCCGTCTTCGACGCGCCGCCGCCCTGCACGCCCGACCCGCTCCTCCGTACGGCCCCGCAG CGGCTGGAGGACGGCGACGTGGACGGATTGGTGGTCGACGGCGCGGCATCGCAATGA